A window of the Trichoderma asperellum chromosome 6, complete sequence genome harbors these coding sequences:
- a CDS encoding uncharacterized protein (EggNog:ENOG41~CAZy:GH35~SECRETED:SignalP(1-20)), with protein sequence MRSVTLLTAASALLLAGTDALNTGVHAGRPREVVLDSSKGPLLQDIVTWDEDSLYIHGERVVIFSGEVHPFRLPVPSLYLDVFQKIKALGFNMVSFYVDWALLEGKPGHFRADGIFDLEPFFEAATKAGIYLLARPGPYINAEASGGGFPGWLARVKGILRTNATDYLDATNNYAAHVARIIAKAQITNGGPVILYQPENEYSAGNAGVVFPNKPYMQYVIDQARDGGIIVPLINNDAFAGGTSAPGTGLGSVDIYGWDAYPVGFDCAHPYSWPENGLPIGQQQTHQRISPNTPFSLVEFQGGAFDPYGGWGFDQCSILVNHEFERVFYKNNFASGVKIFNIYMIFGGTNWGNLGHSGGYTSYDYGASIREDRTVDREKYSELKLQGQFLKVSPGYMTTTPGNLTQGVYSDNKDISITPLLAKENGNFFVVRHTNYSSLDSTSYTVKLPTSAGELTIPQQGGTLTLNGRDSKFHVTDYPVGNFSLLYSTAEIFTWKQFANRTVVVLYGGAGELHEFAVKNPFGSTKAAKINKIEGNGVTVHTASDLTLVLQFTASTDRQVIQLGDLVVYMVDRNAAYNYWVPTLPGSGSQPAYGSSLMNPAAVIVNGGYLVRSVAVDGSTLSLQADFNVTTPLEIIGAPQGVTKLVVNGEELPYTVSELGDWTTNPNTVLPVVQIPELTKLTWYQLDSLPEVQKNYDDSHWPLANHKTSNNSVAPLKTPVSLYGSDYGFHAGTLVFRGRFTAQTSQQQLSLTTEGGNAFASSVWLNDKFIGSFHGYDAGVSANSTYKLNNLVRGKRYVLTVVVDSTGLSENWNIGLDEMKTPRGIIDYSLLSSTGAQVPISSWKITGNLGGEDYQDTFRGPLNEGGLFFERQGYHLPSPPLHAFDGRHGVSPYKGISQAGVAFYAAKLTLNLPSDAYDIPLSFVFDNTTTAAPYRSLLYVNGFQYGKYVSNVGPQTEFPVPEGILNYNGDNWIGVALWALDGDGAKVPGLELKAKSPILTSRQKVELVQGPAYKKRWGAY encoded by the exons ATGAGATCAGTTACTCTTCTGACAGCAGCgtctgcgctgctgctcgccgGCACTGATGCATTAAACACCGGCGTTCATGCTGGCCGGCCTCGCGAGGTTGTGCTGGACAGTTCAAAGGGCCCTCTGCTTCAAGACATTGTCACCTGGGACGAAGATTCGCTTTATATCCATGGCGAGCGtgtcgtcatcttctccgGCGAGGTCCATCCCTTCCGTCTCCCTGTGCCATCCCTGTATCTCGACGTATTCCAAAAGATCAAGGCCTTGGGATTTAACATGGTCTCGTTTTATGTCGATTGGGCACTTTTGGAGGGAAAACCGGGACACTTCCGTGCGGACGGCATATTTGACCTTGAGCCCTTCTTTGAGGCTGCCACCAAGGCTGGCATTTATTTGCTGGCTCGCCCGGGGCCTTATATCAATGCGGAAGCGTCAGGGGGTGGGTTCCCCGGGTGGCTAGCGAGAGTCAAAGGCATTCTCAGAACGAATGCAACTGATTACTTGGATGCTACCAATAA TTACGCGGCACATGTCGCCCGTATCATCGCAAAAGCACAAATCACAAACGGAGGACCAGTGATTTTGTATCAGCCAGAGAACGAGTACAGCGCTGGCAATGCGGGCGTCGTGTTTCCAAACAAGCCGTATATGCAGTACGTCATTGATCAGGCTCGAGATGGTGGCATTATCGTCCCTCTGATAAACAACGACGCGTTCGCCGGTGGCACAAGCGCCCCTGGAACCGGTCTCGGCTCCGTAGATATATAC GGCTGGGATGCTTATCCTGTGGGATTTGACTGT GCCCATCCATATTCCTGGCCGGAAAACGGGTTACCTATAGGACAACAGCAAACACACCAAAGGATAAGCCCAAATACTCCATTTTCTCTTGTCGAG TTCCAAGGTGGCGCTTTTGATCCATATGGTGGATGGGGCTTCGACCAATGCTCCATTTTGGTTAATCACGAGTTTGAGAGAGTCTTCTATAAGAATAACTTCGCATCCGGCGTAAAAATCTTCAATATTTACATG ATATTTGGCGGTACTAACTGGGGCAACCTCGGACACTCTGGCGGCTACACATCGTATGATTATGGGGCG AGCATCAGAGAGGACCGAACAGTTGATAGAGAAAAGTACTCGGAGTTGAAACTGCAGGGCCAGTTCTTGAAAGTCTCTCCTGGATATATGACAACTACCCCTGGCAACTTAACCCAAGGAGTATACAGTGACAACAAGGACATTTCGATAACGCCACTCCTAGCGAAAGAAAATGGCAACTTTTTCGTTGTGCGCCACACAAACTACTCAAGCCTCGATTCAACATCTTACACAGTCAAGCTACCAACCTCTGCTGGAGAATTAACCATCCCTCAGCAAGGCGGAACGCTCACTCTCAACGGCCGCGACTCCAAGTTTCACGTTACTGATTATCCCGTGGGCAACTTTTCGCTGCTTTACTCAACTGCAGAGATATTTACCTGGAAGCAGTTTGCCAACAGGACCGTCGTGGTTCTATACGGCGGCGCCGGAGAGCTGCATGAATTTGCTGTCAAAAATCCATTTGGAAGCACCAAAGCAGCTAAAATCAATAAGATTGAAGGAAATGGTGTTACCGTTCATACTGCAAGCGATTTGACGCTTGTTCTTCAATTCACGGCTTCGACAGACAGACAAGTTATCCAGCTGGGTGACTTGGTCGTCTACATGGTTG ACCGTAATGCTGCGTACAACTACTGGGTTCCTACTCTCCCTGGAAGCGGTAGCCAGCCCGCTTACGGCAGTTCTTTGATGAATCCCGCTGCCGTAATCGTAAACGGAGGCTATCTTGTCCGCtctgttgctgttgatggaTCAACTCTCTCTTTACAGGCGGATTTCAACGTCACAACACCACTAGAAATAATTGGCGCTCCTCAAGGTGTCACAAAGCTAGTTGTCAACGGAGAAGAGCTTCCATATACCGTTTCAGAGCTCGGAGACTGGACTACCAACCCAAATACCGTGCTGCCGGTCGTCCAAATTCCCGAGTTAACGAAGCTCACATGGTACCAGCTAGACTCGCTTCCCGAAGTACAGAAGAACTACGATGACTCCCACTGGCCCCTCGCCAACCACAAGACATCAAACAACTCAGTAGCACCTCTGAAAACGCCCGTCTCGCTCTACGGCTCAGACTATGGTTTCCATGCCGGAACGCTCGTCTTCCGCGGCCGCTTCACAGCGCAGACTTCACAGCAGCAACTCTCCCTTACAACCGAAGGTGGCAATGCCTTCGCCAGCTCTGTATGGCTAAACGACAAGTTCATCGGTTCCTTTCATGGTTATGACGCGGGCGTAAGCGCCAATTCCACCTACAAACTCAACAACCTCGTTCGAGGAAAGAGATACGTCCTCACCGTTGTCGTGGACTCCACCGGCCTCAGCGAAAATTGGAACATAGGTCTCGACGAGATGAAAACCCCGCGCGGCATCATCGACTAcagcctcctctcctccaccGGCGCCCAGGTCCCCATCTCATCATGGAAGATAACGGGTAACCTCGGCGGTGAGGACTACCAGGACACCTTCCGCGGACCCCTCAACGAGggcggcctcttcttcgagcGCCAGGGTTACCatctcccctcccctcccctccatGCTTTTGATGGCCGCCACGGCGTATCTCCCTACAAGGGCATCTCACAAGCGGGAGTCGCCTTCTACGCCGCCAAGCTTACCTTGAACCTCCCCTCAGACGCATACGATATCCCGCTATCCTTTGTCTTcgacaacaccaccaccgcggCGCCATACCGCTCTCTACTCTACGTCAATGGCTTCCAATACGGCAAGTACGTCAGCAACGTCGGCCCGCAGACGGAGTTCCCCGTCCCGGAGGGCATCCTCAACTACAACGGCGACAATTGGATCGGTGTGGCTCTCTGGGCGCTCGACGGCGATGGCGCCAAGGTCCCAGGACTggagctcaaggccaagTCGCCGATTCTGACGAGCAGGCAAAAGGTAGAGCTGGTTCAAGGCCCGGCATATAAGAAGCGATGGGGAGCGTATTAA
- a CDS encoding uncharacterized protein (EggNog:ENOG41), with amino-acid sequence MSFTCGMFRRRSKSEEKKPKRAHTFSIFDPSLDALKRMIRNATMITPVKFHGDTAASRVLALTREHKLTHSMLDIMQVVFNNLRSNDPELSKEDFVKFLSKVQGETTIQLDKDTYNEGDFLYVLAHNWDATRKPSEKDYSKPITNYFINSSHNTYISGNQLASKTSPEAYTTVLRRGGRCIEIDVWNGDEILVTAPKSQGGGGHTRAISGSALPYAAAALIETVEDKLEAARDYLASSNPSGRSRSPSSHSRTTTDDRSSSSSDAFLPGGNELIEKEEAPRLSRTRQNLPRGEPIVTHGWTFTTPCGFREVCETIRDNAFAHGNDLPIIISLEVHADHSQQEIMAKIMKEVWGDMLVQQPFDGCDPKFRVPTLDDLRRKILVKVKRAAAKMPSPEDLTASMPILATEDDGSTSDDEPHLPRLKTSASSPAEVPQQDAHGKMTICKPLSDLAIYTRSERFISLSTPQAKQPTHIFSISESRIMELHEKYPREVFTHNKNFFMRAFPAGRRINSSNPDPSLFWRRGVQMVAMNWQNLDEGMMINEAMFDGEDGWVLKPGAYQSSDKSMVTLDLAAKHTLHLTITVFAGRNIPTDDSDKGDDSQSRKDLRPRVKAELHIGENEKDGHEHSYKHHTKPASTTYPVWNVQNKKILGEKLQFRNIPKVVEELSFIR; translated from the exons ATGTCTTTCACCTGCGGCATGTTT CGCCGTCGTTCCAAGtcggaagagaaaaagccaaagcGGGCCCACACTTTTTCCATCTTTGATCCGAGTCTCGACGCCCTCAAGCGAATGATCAGGAACGCCACCATGATCACCCCCGTGAAATTCCACGGTGATACGGCAGCCTCTCGAGTCCTCGCCCTGACGCGCGAACATAAATTGACCCACTCAATGCTTGACATCATGCAGGTCGTCTTCAACAACCTGCGAAGCAACGATCCTGAGCTCTCAAAGGAGGACTTCGTCAAGTTCCTCTCAAAAGTCCAAGGCGAAACAACGATCCAGCTGGACAAAGACACATACAACGAGGGTGATTTCCTTTACGTATTGGCACACAATTGGGACGCCACTCGGAAGCCGTCAGAAAAGGACTACTCAAAACCCATAACCAATTATTTTATCAACAGTAGCCACAATACCTACATTAGCGGCAATCAATTAGCCTCTAAAACTTCCCCAGAGGCCTATACAACT GTCCTAAGGAGGGGTGGCCGTTGCATCGAAATCGACGTCTGGAATGGAGACGAGATCCTAGTGACTGCCCCCAAGTCTCAGGGTGGCGGCGGTCATACGAGAGCTATATCGGGAAGCGCTCTTCCCtacgctgccgctgccctcATAGAGACAGTGGAAGACAAACTCGAGGCCGCTAGGGATTACCTAGCGAGCTCCAACCCCAGCGGGCGCTCGCGGAGCCCTAGCTCTCATAGCAGAACCACAACTGACGATAGATCGTCAAGCTCTAGCGACGCATTCCTTCCTGGTGGCAATGAATTGatcgagaaagaagaggcccCTCGCCTTTCGAGAACTCGGCAAAACCTCCCTAGGGGAGAGCCCATTGTAACCCACGGCTGGACTTTTACGACTCCATGTGGCTTCCGAGAGGTGTGCGAGACGATTCGAGACAATGCGTTTGCTCACGGGAATGACCTGCCTATCATTATCAGCTTGGAAGTTCACGCTGACCATAGCCAACAAGAGATCATGGCGAAAATCATGAAGGAAGTTTGGGGGGATATGCTTGTCCAGCAGCCCTTTGACGGCTGTGATCCCAAGTTTAGGGTGCCCACCCTTGATGACCTTCGACGCAAAATTCTAGTCAAGGTCAAGcgagccgccgccaagatGCCGAGCCCAGAGGACTTGACAGCTTCTATGCCAATTTTAGCGACCGAAGACGATGGCTCGACTTCGGACGATGAGCCTCATCTCCCTCGCCTTAAAACATCTGCATCATCGCCGGCCGAAGTACCGCAGCAAGATGCTCATGGAAAAATGACAATATGCAAACCTTTGAGTGATCTCGCTATATACACCCGCAGCGAACGGTTCATAAGTCTCAGCACTCCGCAAGCAAAACAACCTACTCACATCTTTTCCATTAGTGAGAGTAGAATCATGGAATTGCATGAGAAATATCCGCGCGAAGTGTTTACTCACAACAAGAACTTCTTCATGAGAGCATTCCCAGCTGGGCGGAGGATTAACAGCTCTAACCCGGACCCCAGTCTCTTTTGGCGGCGGGGGGTCCAGATGGTGGCCATGAATTGGCAAAACCTGGACGAGGGAATGATGATCAACGAGGCAATGTttgatggcgaggatggTTGGGTTTTGAAGCCTGGAGCATATCAGAGTTCTGACAAGTCCATGGTGACGCTGGATCTGGCTGCAAAGCATACGCTGCACCTCACAATCACCGTCTTTGCCGGACGCAATATTCCGACTGACGACAGCGACAAAGGCGATGACTCCCAGAGCAGGAAGGACCTTCGCCCCCGAGTCAAGGCCGAGCTCCACATTGGCGAGAATGAGAAAGATGGGCATGAGCACTCTTACAAGCACCACACAAAACCAGCCAGCACAACATATCCCGTTTGGAACGTTCAGAACAAGAAGATTCTCGGTGAGAAATTGCAGTTTCGCAACATCCCCAAGGTGGTGGAAGAGCTGAGTTTCATTCGGTAA
- a CDS encoding uncharacterized protein (EggNog:ENOG41), with product MSFTCGMFRRRSKSEEKKPKRAHTFSIFDPSLDALKRMIRNATMITPVKFHGDTAASRVLALTREHKLTHSMLDIMQVVFNNLRSNDPELSKEDFVKFLSKVQGETTIQLDKDTYNEGDFLYVLAHNWDATRKPSEKDYSKPITNYFINSSHNTYISGNQLASKTSPEAYTTVLRRGGRCIEIDVWNGDEILVTAPKSQGGGGHTRAISGSALPYAAAALIETVEDKLEAARDYLASSNPSGRSRSPSSHSRTTTDDRSSSSSDAFLPGGNELIEKEEAPRLSRTRQNLPRGEPIVTHGWTFTTPCGFREVCETIRDNAFAHGNDLPIIISLEVHADHSQQEIMAKIMKEVWGDMLVQQPFDGCDPKFRVPTLDDLRRKILVKVKRAAAKMPSPEDLTASMPILATEDDGSTSDDEPHLPRLKTSASSPAEVPQQDAHGKMTICKPLSDLAIYTRSERFISLSTPQAKQPTHIFSISESRIMELHEKYPREVFTHNKNFFMRAFPAGRRINSSNPDPSLFWRRGVQMVAMNWQNLDEGMMINEAMFDGEDGWVLKPGAYQSSDKSMVTLDLAAKHTLHLTITVFAGRNIPTDDSDKGDDSQSRKDLRPRVKAELHIGENEKDGHEHSYKHHTKPASTTYPVWNVQNKKILGEKLQFRNIPKVVEELSFIRFKVEDASHTVSQPCLAWACIRLDRLQQGYRFVRLYNKRGGEIDGGKLLVKIDKMLY from the exons ATGTCTTTCACCTGCGGCATGTTT CGCCGTCGTTCCAAGtcggaagagaaaaagccaaagcGGGCCCACACTTTTTCCATCTTTGATCCGAGTCTCGACGCCCTCAAGCGAATGATCAGGAACGCCACCATGATCACCCCCGTGAAATTCCACGGTGATACGGCAGCCTCTCGAGTCCTCGCCCTGACGCGCGAACATAAATTGACCCACTCAATGCTTGACATCATGCAGGTCGTCTTCAACAACCTGCGAAGCAACGATCCTGAGCTCTCAAAGGAGGACTTCGTCAAGTTCCTCTCAAAAGTCCAAGGCGAAACAACGATCCAGCTGGACAAAGACACATACAACGAGGGTGATTTCCTTTACGTATTGGCACACAATTGGGACGCCACTCGGAAGCCGTCAGAAAAGGACTACTCAAAACCCATAACCAATTATTTTATCAACAGTAGCCACAATACCTACATTAGCGGCAATCAATTAGCCTCTAAAACTTCCCCAGAGGCCTATACAACT GTCCTAAGGAGGGGTGGCCGTTGCATCGAAATCGACGTCTGGAATGGAGACGAGATCCTAGTGACTGCCCCCAAGTCTCAGGGTGGCGGCGGTCATACGAGAGCTATATCGGGAAGCGCTCTTCCCtacgctgccgctgccctcATAGAGACAGTGGAAGACAAACTCGAGGCCGCTAGGGATTACCTAGCGAGCTCCAACCCCAGCGGGCGCTCGCGGAGCCCTAGCTCTCATAGCAGAACCACAACTGACGATAGATCGTCAAGCTCTAGCGACGCATTCCTTCCTGGTGGCAATGAATTGatcgagaaagaagaggcccCTCGCCTTTCGAGAACTCGGCAAAACCTCCCTAGGGGAGAGCCCATTGTAACCCACGGCTGGACTTTTACGACTCCATGTGGCTTCCGAGAGGTGTGCGAGACGATTCGAGACAATGCGTTTGCTCACGGGAATGACCTGCCTATCATTATCAGCTTGGAAGTTCACGCTGACCATAGCCAACAAGAGATCATGGCGAAAATCATGAAGGAAGTTTGGGGGGATATGCTTGTCCAGCAGCCCTTTGACGGCTGTGATCCCAAGTTTAGGGTGCCCACCCTTGATGACCTTCGACGCAAAATTCTAGTCAAGGTCAAGcgagccgccgccaagatGCCGAGCCCAGAGGACTTGACAGCTTCTATGCCAATTTTAGCGACCGAAGACGATGGCTCGACTTCGGACGATGAGCCTCATCTCCCTCGCCTTAAAACATCTGCATCATCGCCGGCCGAAGTACCGCAGCAAGATGCTCATGGAAAAATGACAATATGCAAACCTTTGAGTGATCTCGCTATATACACCCGCAGCGAACGGTTCATAAGTCTCAGCACTCCGCAAGCAAAACAACCTACTCACATCTTTTCCATTAGTGAGAGTAGAATCATGGAATTGCATGAGAAATATCCGCGCGAAGTGTTTACTCACAACAAGAACTTCTTCATGAGAGCATTCCCAGCTGGGCGGAGGATTAACAGCTCTAACCCGGACCCCAGTCTCTTTTGGCGGCGGGGGGTCCAGATGGTGGCCATGAATTGGCAAAACCTGGACGAGGGAATGATGATCAACGAGGCAATGTttgatggcgaggatggTTGGGTTTTGAAGCCTGGAGCATATCAGAGTTCTGACAAGTCCATGGTGACGCTGGATCTGGCTGCAAAGCATACGCTGCACCTCACAATCACCGTCTTTGCCGGACGCAATATTCCGACTGACGACAGCGACAAAGGCGATGACTCCCAGAGCAGGAAGGACCTTCGCCCCCGAGTCAAGGCCGAGCTCCACATTGGCGAGAATGAGAAAGATGGGCATGAGCACTCTTACAAGCACCACACAAAACCAGCCAGCACAACATATCCCGTTTGGAACGTTCAGAACAAGAAGATTCTCGGTGAGAAATTGCAGTTTCGCAACATCCCCAAGGTGGTGGAAGAGCTGAGTTTCATTCG atttaaagTTGAAGACGCATCTCACACGGTTAGCCAACCGTGCCTCGCCTGGGCATGCATCCGCCTCGACCGACTCCAGCAAGGTTATCGCTTCGTTCGCCTCTACAACAAGAGAGGTGGAGAAATCGATGGCGGCAAGCTACTTGTCAAGATTGACAAGATGCTATACTAA
- a CDS encoding uncharacterized protein (EggNog:ENOG41~SECRETED:SignalP(1-22)~TransMembrane:1 (n6-17c22/23o234-255i)) yields MYATRVIQVLVAVVSILCVVQATWWDVQKVHHRGLIRRDDNPLSGLTGGDSSSSAGADDSNSSKTAASSPSSTPAHSQSAADEPSSSASSPSSAPTSDAPSSSASGGDSSSTPASTPAGSTTASSSSATPAADASGSTTTPPPSKTTSSKGSDDDSSTDSGSSKTSAGGDNNNAAAATTTPPPVSTKVEVIVKTASDGSKTTETTTTKTTQTAGLNADNSKASSGMSVQTRNTIIGVVVGVGGAVILGALGLVAFRVWGRKKHAEEADGLMAYDVDISAAEKSPRGSSSGNGPRNPFQSTLENYHQPVNASANF; encoded by the coding sequence ATGTATGCAACAAGGGTTATTCAGGTGCTGGTCGCGGTGGTGTCCATCCTGTGTGTGGTACAGGCTACCTGGTGGGATGTTCAAAAGGTTCACCACCGAGGCTTGATTCGACGAGACGACAACCCCCTTTCTGGCCTCACCGGCGGCGACTCATCGAGCTCTGCAGGCGCAGACGATTCGAACTCCAGCAAAACAGCAGCTTCGAGCCCATCTTCCACCCCTGCGCATTCCCAGTCTGCAGCTGACGAGCCATCAAGCTCCGCCTCCTCTCCATCGTCTGCCCCAACCTCGGATGCACCATCTTCAAGTGCTAGCGGAGGAGATAGCAGCTCTACTCCCGCGTCTACACCAGCTGGTTCTACCACTGCCAGCTCTAGCTCTGCGactccagcagcagatgcctCTGGTTCTACTACCACCCCTCCCCCGTCCAAGACCACATCTAGCAAAGGCAGCGATGACGACAGCAGCACCGACAGCGGTAGCAGCAAGACTTCTGCTGGTGGCGATAACAacaacgcagcagcagccaccacGACGCCACCCCCTGTTTCGACCAAGGTTGAGGTTATCGTCAAGACCGCTAGCGATGGATCCAAGACAACCGAGACTACCACAACAAAGACCACCCAGACTGCGGGCCTCAACGCGGATAACTCTAAAGCTTCTTCGGGCATGTCGGTGCAGACTCGCAACACCATCATTGGCGTTGTTGTCGGTGTTGGTGGTGCCGTTATCCTCGGCGCGCTCGGACTGGTTGCCTTCCGAGTCTGGGGCCGCAAGAAGCATGCCGAAGAGGCTGACGGCCTCATGGCTTACGACGTCGACATCAGTGCCGCAGAGAAGTCTCCCCGGGGTAGCTCGTCGGGCAATGGTCCGCGGAACCCATTCCAGTCGACGCTGGAGAACTATCACCAGCCAGTAAACGCGTCGGCCAACTTTTAA
- a CDS encoding uncharacterized protein (EggNog:ENOG41), with protein MGDRHEAQVRSWGFWHVFTWSDGPNSHYAPHSHSGLTTHLIVDGEMTLWYPDEPDRKKVTYGVGSRVDVEAGRVHEVWIGSQGCTYVIGE; from the exons ATGGGTGACCGGCATGAGGCGCAGGTCAGATCGTGGGGGTTTTGGCATGTTTTTACATGGAGTGATGGGCC AAACTCGCACTATGCTCCCCACTCGCACAGCGGGCTGACAACGCATCTTATTGTCGATGGCGAAATGACCCTGTGGTATCCTGACGAGCCGGATCGTAAAAAGGTAACATATGGCGTCGGGTCCAGAGTCGACGTGGAGGCTGGGCGAGTGCACGAGGTTTGGATTGGGAGCCAAGGTTGCACGTACGTGATTGGAGAATGA
- a CDS encoding uncharacterized protein (EggNog:ENOG41) has product MGNTTSAEAPRKAPQKLSKPRAASHGAMPRPRNPTGAAASSSTRMSESYLAASLPFSSRDSQNIAGSGNEASEPYVERLYEPSRRLSRRESDYMRSPVLPESPITNTRSHSLYANSVASNNQMRRASSVMHSDPEQRLSRTQSWHGNRMDRGRSMQSELLQFYESQQLPRTSSEFLQELQAAAMKSQSDAHQNRRASSIAGASLVRTTSDLSFYAPMRRRSVIQTPGVATRPRRDDMLSIPDRTSSRNSQPVFGDDSYTFKPSSKAPKHISMPPMPIGFAPLERAVTPQESAYRQLGGMKFGSLKIMNGSPPSSPQDIIKRQQQKERASGPGPESSSATAFDDSGIELKMTRRKQRHTVIGSVAESRALASISGFNVNGKSPQPSNKKADPLGDLMPSPLSKVPSPLQNLDSEENDGTSGKATAVVRRSNSGFASTTSSESSHRPSLKTDSGYSSNASERSFLSSNNADDKGYTRPLQTRRRTLEQPTMAPISTPDGIKKHSRLYRPFVRVERSSTTTNDSARGAAESASALVRPRAKRNDKHYHLASSSCLPSHRLDASSATLNTIMSVDNLVPSDSAALSSHGFLEVDAGMDGAKSLKKRRSLRKVAEAATSRMSSLNLNRRKSAAGNMTPSATEKRKRASSLVNGNVSSAASGKSMPAAATSQSPKASNRDVRNSGVKGRASAPELRVAIPTPHANRNTDNRSSHSTLRTPSPRTPRFRGLRDSGVPPPIPPQFRAPNFDALPALAIPNSSPNWPLTQSQASWDRTQPQNVPTGYPAQRSPARHRVHESPISPRHGQPTRHYIPTYRGVRI; this is encoded by the exons ATGGGGAATACAACATCAGCAGAGGCGCCTCGAAAGGCGCCTCAGAAGCTATCTAAGCCCCGGGCAGCTAGCCATGGAGCTATGCCGAGGCCACGGAATCCTACGGGAGCAGCTGCATCCAGTAGCACTCGAATGTCTGAATCCTACCTCGCAGCCTCGCTACCCTTTTCTTCAAGAGATTCGCAAAATATAGCGGGTAGCGGCAATGAAGCCTCAGAGCCTTACGTAGAGAGGCTGTATGAACCTTCTAGGCGGCTGTCTAGGAGAGAGTCCGACTACATGCGGAGCCCAGTTCTGCCCGAATCTCCCATAACAAACACAAGATCCCACTCCTTATATGCAAACTCGGTTGCAAGCAACAACCAGATGCGCCGGGCCAGTTCTGTAATGCATAGTGACCCCGAGCAACGACTGTCACGGACGCAGAG CTGGCATGGTAATCGCATGGACAGGGGAAGGTCAATGCAGTCTGAGCTGCTGCAGTTTTACGAGTCTCAACAACTGCCTCGAACAAGCTCAGAGTTCTTACAGGAGCTTCAAGCAGCCGCCATGAAAAGCCAATCCGATGCGCATCAGAACCGTCGAGCTTCTAGTATTGCTGGTGCCTCTCTTGTAAGGACTACTTCAGACTTATCATTCTATGCTCCGATGCGGCGGCGCTCTGTGATCCAGACGCCCGGTGTAGCAACGAGACCAAGGCGAGATGACATGCTCTCTATCCCAGACAGAACAAGCTCTCGAAACAGCCAGCCGGTCTTTGGAGACGACTCGTATACCTTCAAGCCCAGCTCCAAGGCGCCTAAACATATCTCTATGCCTCCTATGCCTATAGGATTTGCGCCACTGGAGCGAGCTGTCACCCCGCAAGAATCAGCTTACAGGCAGCTTGGAGGCATGAAGTTTGGGTCTTTGAAGATCATGAACGGGTCACCTCCTTCAAGTCCTCAAGATATCATTAAGCGGCAGCAACAAAAGGAGCGTGCGTCTGGGCCAGGACCCGAATCATCGTCAGCAACAGCTTTCGACGACTCTGGTATTGAACTGAAAATGACACGTCGCAAGCAGCGTCACACCGTCATTGGCTCAGTAGCAGAGTCTCGTGCCTTGGCGTCTATCTCTGGCTTTAATGTGAACGGAAAGAGCCCACAGCCATCAAACAAAAAGGCAGATCCTCTAGGTGACTTGATGCCCAGCCCACTGTCAAAAGTTCCTAGCCCTCTCCAGAATCTCGATAGCGAAGAGAATGACGGGACTTCTGGCAAGGCAACGGCAGTAGTAAGGAGATCTAACAGCGGCTTTGCCTCCACAACTTCATCTGAGTCTTCGCACCGGCCTTCGCTAAAAACTGATAGTGGATATAGCTCCAATGCATCGGAGCGTTCCTTTTTGAGTTCGAACAACGCCGATGATAAAGGTTATACCCGCCCACTCCAAACACGGCGACGCACGTTAGAGCAACCAACAATGGCTCCCATCTCAACTCCTGATGGAATTAAGAAGCACAGCCGACTATATAGGCCGTTTGTTCGAGTTGAAAGAAGCAGTACCACGACAAACGACTCGGCCAGAGGAGCCGCCGAATCGGCCTCTGCACTTGTGAGGCCGAGAGCAAAGCGAAATGATAAGCACTATCATTtagcttcttcgtcttgcTTACCTTCCCACAGACTGGATGCGAGCAGTGCAACTCTCAATACAATTATGAGCGTGGATAATTTGGTTCCCTCTGATAGCGCCGCCCTGTCTAGCCACGGCTTCCTTGAAGTTGATGCCGGAATGGATGGAGCCAAGTCTTTGAAAAAGCGACGTTCACTGCGAAAAGTTGCTGAAGCTGCAACATCGAGAATGTCGTCACTTAACTTGAATCGTCGAAAGTCTGCCGCCGGGAATATGACGCCTTCAGCTACTGAAAAAAGGAAGCGAGCGTCTTCACTCGTAAACGGGAACGTATCTTCAGCGGCCAGCGGCAAGTCTATGCCAGCAGCTGCGACTTCACAATCTCCCAAAGCATCCAACCGAGATGTTAGAAATTCTGGTGTTAAAGGTCGAGCATCCGCTCCAGAGCTTCGAGTTGCTATACCGACTCCTCACGCCAACAGAAACACTGACAATCGTTCTTCCCATTCAACCCTTAGAACGCCATCGCCAAGGACCCCACGATTTCGGGGACTCAGGGACTCAGGCGTACCACCGCCTATTCCGCCGCAATTCCGAGCGCCAAATTTCGATGCGCTTCCAGCGCTCGCCATTCCAAATAGCTCGCCCAACTGGCCTCTTACCCAGTCTCAAGCATCCTGGGATAGGACTCAGCCACAGAATGTACCCACGGGATACCCAGCACAGCGCAGTCCTGCTAGACACCGCGTTCATGAGAGCCCGATTTCTCCGAGGCATGGCCAGCCTACAAGGCATTATATCCCAACGTATAGGGGTGTTCGAATCTGA